Proteins from one Pagrus major chromosome 1, Pma_NU_1.0 genomic window:
- the cep170ab gene encoding centrosomal protein of 170 kDa, which translates to MSLTSWFLVSGGGTRHRLPREMIFVGRDDCELMLQSRSVDKQHAVINYEPNADEHKVKDLGSLNGTFVNDVRIQEQIYVTLKIDDKLRFGYDTNLFTVVRGELHIPEEALKHEKFSSQLQLNQKRLPEVESSKSEMKLSEAAAAPASEGAAARPPETSRAEDKMSGDVALLHRGTPLYGQPAWWGDGDPAEHQAGRPEEKSTDRRREKAETETKKSTEVPKSAPQTNQEPSYFEIPTKDTPSAGNAGGEAPSREQEGGASSAAESAHGHASFTIEFDPGATGKVTVKDRVAKVGPETRPRPKRAAGEELSPLQTAMVAAEVKVADWLAQNELPLALKDTVAEEDGESVKSDVPVQLKSLKGDKHEDGTQSDSENALGDQRRAAAMEERSWGLWGGPGMKIREGRANVPEGLFAEEDSPARRRKSSTSKVVGGFVERRRGSAPHQQSGRDECYHHGDDYSDRGTYTIELENGDHEEEEARKMIDKVFGVDEQEAVCVSRLRAADQRERLTSQRSGTVDRGKPGRIETEVLPEELVVGGPRWVSQWATLAASHIRTDPEGSGGESHIMVTEDRAEISESSHSASFASSGYTERKRRTLPQLPGEELVLGRRTPGSGLRADMGEKQDTELQEKENQEEKTARGKNRPAHGTGGVGSHGGSPSRSSPAKSQGSGGGRSDRSGVLAKLPPRPLTSGEKRMEESRRRKKEEEKARESSGKPLLRQESFTVEKPSANVPIELIPRIDGLTHSKSKETGIDSGIIQKDSEAVAAFLETTVSDQGDPPSQSIEGSMSPESDVDTTSTISQADGARKVVQKRRTLAAQQKERTIVCSSSKSISGAREYQDRRVKTRASGPNPQPNRPWTSLDLTDDDVNTNSLLSDSQPTSTQESRSSHARAQTGSTTVGASTKSSRAKVTQAPASSAANKAANVPKPRPTRASLLRRARLGDSSDTEPADLDRMSVASEASTTSSTSRTGMARRGMSRIEALAQPRRPRVGSPSAQSDSEATVTRNRGVGARSAAGDYATRQGLRGSNVTAVSGPRARANSASKLPDKNKNTSAYGHVTPASGSRWRRVPVEYASTSEDEYGSNRHISKQSHTRPFPSTRVAQLGGSAPASPSPTGLTPLKQHSREQDEYMRDWTAHSEEIARISQDLAKDLAMLAREIHDVAGEIDSVSPAATDPGALLEERVFDDSLDVGGPTDNSNIMGTNGRSVELRPRGSGGQSSRSIRRQTWNRDDAVLDSLLLASVTQLSTRIRQSVDKTTCKIRILFKDKERKWEDIENKLQAEHDSLLLKSSNKEISSILQDLKRVERQLLVIDMMVDPDGTLDALTTLGITSPLTDQKMNLGTQQGASVLHPGAGAPPSTLPPSRPDGFTTEFCGPAEQDQGNQKSSRPYN; encoded by the exons ATGAGTCTGACTTCCTGGTTCCTTGTGAGCGGCGGGGGGACGCGTCACCGTCTCCCCAGGGAGATGATCTTCGTGGGGAGGGACGACTGCGAGCTCATGCTGCAG TCCCGCAGTGTGGACAAACAGCACGCCGTCATCAACTATGAGCCGAATGCAGATGAGCATAAAGTCAAGGACCTGGGCAGCCTGAACGGG ACGTTTGTCAATGATGTCAGGATACAGGAGCAAATCTATGTCACACTGAAGATCGACGACAAACTGAGGTTTGGATATG ATACCAACCTGTTCACCGTGGTCCGAGGAGAGCTGCATATTCCGGAGGAGGCCCTCAAG CATGAGAAGTTCAGCAGCCAGCTTCAGCTGAACCAGAAGAGACTTCCAGAGGTGGAGTCATCCAAGTCTGAGATGAAACTCTCCGAGGCAGCGGCAGCACCTGCGAGCGAGGGGGCCGCCGCCAGGCCCCCCGAGACCAGCAGGGCGGAGGACAAGATGTCAG GGGACGTAGCGCTGTTGCACAGAGGCACACCCCTCTACGGCCAGCCTGCCTGGTGGGGAGATGGAGACCCTGCCGAGCATCAAGCTGGGAGGCCTGAGGAAAAGAGCACAGATCGGAGGCGGGAAAAAGCTGAAACGG AAACCAAGAAAAGTACTGAGGTCCCAAAGTCTGCCCCGCAAACCAATCAGGAGCCTAGCTACTTTGAGATCCCGACCAAGGACACTCCCTCAGCAGGTAACGCGGGTGGTGAAGCCCCCTCACGGGAACAAGAGGGTGGTGCGTCTTCTGCTGCAGAGTCCGCCCACGGCCACGCCTCCTTCACCATTGAGTTTGACCCTGGGGCGACAGGCAAAGTGACTGTCAAAGATCGGGTGGCGAAGGTGGGACCAGAGACCAGGCCTCGTCCTAAAAGGGCTGCCGGGGAGGAGCTGAGTCCACTTCAGACAGCCATGGTGGCTGCAGAGGTCAAAGTTGCCGACTGGCTTGCTCAGAATGAGCTGCCGCTGGCTCTGAAAGACACAGTTGCAGAGGAGGACGGGGAAAGTGTGAAGAGTGATGTGCCTGTACAGCTGAAGAGTCTcaaaggtga TAAACATGAAGACGGTACACAGAGCGACTCAGAGAACGCACTTGGAGACCAGCGCAGGGCTGCAGCAATGGAGGAGCGCTCGTGGGGGCTTTGGGGCGGTCCAGGGATGAAGATCAGAGAGGGTCGGGCTAACGTACCAGAGGGGCTCTTTGCAGAGGAGGACAGCCCCGCTCGTCGTCGCAAGTCTTCGACTTCCAAAGTGGTAGGTGGATTTGTGGAGAGGCGACGTGGCTCGGCACCACATCAGCAGAGTGGCCGTGATGAGTGCTATCACCATGGGGATGATTATAGTGACAGAGGGACGTATACCATTGAACTGGAGAATGGAGAtcatgaagaggaagaggctAGGAAAATGATTGACAAG GTGTTTGGTGTGGATGAGcaggaggctgtgtgtgtgtccaggttgCGGGCTGCTGACCAAAGAGAGAGGCTCACCTCCCAGAGGTCTGGCACTGTGGACAGAGGAAAGCCTGGACGCATAGAGACAGAG GTTCTGCCTGAGGAGCTGGTGGTGGGTGGTCCTCGCTGGGTGTCACAGTGGGCTACTCTGGCTGCAAGTCACATTAGGACGGACCCTGAGGGATCAGGAGGGGAGAGTCACATCATGGTCACAGAAGACAGAG CTGAAATAAGTGAGTCCAGCCACTCAGCATCTTTTGCCTCGTCTGGCTACACCGAGCGTAAGAGAAGAACTTTGCCCCAGCTGCCTGGCGAGGAGCTCGTCCTTGGAAGAAGGACCCCAGGCTCAGGCCTGCGTGCAGATATGGGAGAGAAACAggacacagagctgcaggagaaggAGAACCAGGAGGAGAAGACGGCTAGGGGAAAGAATCGGCCTGCTCACGGCACTGGCGGCGTAGGCAGTCATGGCGGTAGCCCCAGTCGCTCTTCACCAGCCAAGTCGCAAGGCAGTGGTGGCGGTAGATCAGACAGGTCAGGTGTGTTAGCCAAGCTCCCGCCTCGTCCACTGACCAGTGGGGAGAAAAGAATGGAGGAGTCacggaggaggaaaaaggaagaggagaaggctAGGGAAAGTAGTGGGAAACCATTGTTGAGGCAGGAGAGTTTTACTGTGGAGAAACCAAGCGCCAACGTGCCCATTGAGCTCATACCTCGTATCGATGGGCTGACACACAGCAAAAGTAAGGAGACTGGCATTGACAGCGGCATAATTCAGAAAGACTCAGAGGCTGTGGCAGCCTTTCTGGAGACGACTGTGTCAGACCAAGGTGATCCACCAAGTCAGTCCATTGAAGGCTCCATGTCACCAGAGTCAGACGTGGACACGACCAGCACAATAAGCCAGGCTGATGGAGCGAGAAAAGTAGTTCAGAAACGCCGGACTCTTGCCGCACAGCAGAAGGAAAGAACCATAGTGTGCTCATCCAGCAAAAGCATCTCTGGGGCCCGAGAATACCAGGACAGGAGGGTCAAGACTAGGGCATCTGGTCCTAACCCACAGCCCAACCGCCCCTGGACTTCCTTGGACCTCACTGACGATGACGTCAACACCAACTCACTCCTCTCCGACTCCCAGCCCACTTCTACACAGGAATCTAGAAGCTCACATGCCAGAGCCCAGACTGGGAGCACAACAGTGGGGGCTAGCACCAAGTCAAGTCGGGCTAAAGTCACTCAGGCCCCGGCCTCTTCTGCAGCCAATAAAGCTGCCAATGTTCCCAAGCCCAGGCCCACCAGGGCTTCCCTGCTGAGGCGAGCCCGACTTGGGGACTCATCAGACACTGAACCTGCTGATCTTGACCGGATGTCAGTAGCCTCTGAGGCCTCCACCACGAGTTCCACATCCAGGACAGGGATGGCAAGAAGGGGAATGTCCAGGATAGAGGCTCTGGCACAGCCAAGGAGGCCAAGGGTGGGTTCCCCGTCAGCCCAGAGTGACTCAGAGGCCACTGTGACGAGGAATAGAGGTGTGGGGGCTCGGAGTGCTGCGGGTGATTATGCCACCAGACAAGGACTGAGAGGGTCTAATGTCACTGCCGTGTCTGGACCCAGAGCGAGGGCTAACAGCGCCTCCAAGCTGCCGGACAAGAATAAAAACACCTCTGCCTATGGACATGTCACACCTGCAT CTGGCTCTCGGTGGCGCCGCGTGCCTGTGGAGTACGCTTCGACATCAGAAGACGAGTACGGCTCAAACCGCCACATATCCAAACAGAGCCACACACGGCCGTTCCCTTCCACTCGGGTAGCTCAGCTAGGAGGTTCAGCCCCAGCATCTCCTAGTCCCACAGGCCTGACTCCCCTAAAGCAGCACTCCAGGGAACAGGACGAGTACATGAGAGACTGGACTGCGCACAGCGAGGAAATAGCCAG GATAAGCCAAGACCTAGCCAAAGACCTAGCCATGCTCGCCAGAGAAATCCATGACGTGGCAGGAGAGATCGACTCAGTCAGCCCTGCGGCCACTGATCCTGGAGCTCTG TTGGAGGAGCGTGTATTTGATGACAGCCTGGATGTAGGTGGTCCTACAGACAACAGCAACATTATGGGAACCAATGGGCGGTCTGTGGAGCTCCGACCCCGAGGCTCCGGTGGGCAGAGCTCCCGGTCCATCCGCCGACAGACGTGGAATAGAGATGAT GCGGTGCTGGACAGTTTACTACTAGCATCTGTGACTCAACTCTCCACCAGGATACGTCAGTCTGTCGACAAAACAACCTGCAAAATCAG GATCCTCTTCAAGGATAAAGAACGAAAATGGGAAGATATTGAGAACAAACTGCAGGCAGAGCACGACTCCTTACTGCTCAAGAGCTCCAATAAG GAGATTTCAAGCATCCTTCAAGACCTGAAGAGAGTGGAGAGACAACTGCTCG TTATCGACATGATGGTGGACCCAGACGGTACCCTGGATGCCCTGACCACTCTGGGCATAACCAGCCCTTTGACGGACCAGAAGATGAACCTTGGGACTCAGCAGGGGGCGTCGGTGTTGCACCCTGGAGCTGGAGCTCCCCCCAGCACACTCCCTCCATCCAGGCCTGACGGATTCACCACTGAATTCTGTGGACCTGCAGAGCAAGACCAAGGCAACCAAAAGAGCTCTAGACCCTACAACTGA